Proteins from one Armatimonadota bacterium genomic window:
- a CDS encoding glycosidase, which produces MELRRYDRNPVLVPTDNWWENQAVFNCAAARLNGEIHILYRAIGDDGISRFGHAVSVNGLDIARRDSLPIYESLGDELERLGVEDPRITEIEGTYYITYTGASVYPCCAAEPGGAVTNIPWRCRVGLLSTRDFITYKKHGCILPDMDNKDVVIFPEKINGKYVMLHRTFPDIWIAYSEDLIHWHDHKIIMRVQPSGWDCNRIGAGAPPIKTEQGWLNFYHGVDHSRNYRLGVLMLDLDDPSRVIGRSVDPILSPVENWELHGLVPNVVFTCGAVEMDGQYYVYYGGADKVIGVATMDIEDVGNVQLERIQ; this is translated from the coding sequence ATGGAGTTAAGACGTTACGATCGAAACCCTGTGCTAGTCCCAACCGATAACTGGTGGGAGAACCAGGCGGTCTTCAACTGCGCCGCCGCGCGCCTCAACGGCGAGATTCACATCCTGTATCGTGCCATAGGCGACGACGGCATTTCCAGGTTCGGGCACGCGGTCAGCGTGAACGGCCTGGACATCGCGAGGCGAGATTCGCTGCCGATTTACGAATCGCTTGGAGACGAACTCGAGCGATTGGGAGTTGAGGACCCGCGGATCACCGAGATCGAGGGGACGTACTACATCACATACACCGGTGCATCAGTCTACCCGTGCTGTGCCGCGGAGCCCGGAGGGGCCGTCACGAACATTCCTTGGCGCTGTCGGGTGGGACTGCTCTCGACCAGGGACTTCATCACGTATAAGAAGCACGGATGCATCCTGCCGGACATGGACAACAAAGACGTCGTCATATTTCCTGAGAAGATCAACGGGAAGTACGTGATGCTGCATCGAACCTTCCCCGACATCTGGATTGCCTACTCCGAGGATCTGATCCACTGGCATGACCACAAGATCATTATGCGCGTGCAACCGAGCGGATGGGACTGCAACCGCATCGGAGCCGGCGCGCCGCCGATCAAGACCGAACAGGGCTGGCTCAACTTCTATCACGGTGTGGACCACAGCCGCAACTACCGGCTGGGCGTGCTCATGCTCGATCTCGACGATCCATCGAGGGTCATCGGGCGTTCCGTAGACCCGATCCTCTCTCCCGTGGAGAACTGGGAGCTGCACGGACTGGTGCCGAACGTCGTGTTTACATGCGGGGCTGTCGAGATGGACGGCCAGTACTACGTCTACTACGGCGGCGCGGACAAGGTGATAGGCGTCGCCACAATGGATATCGAGGATGTCGGGAATGTGCAACTGGAGAGAATCCAGTAG